In a genomic window of Rhinoderma darwinii isolate aRhiDar2 chromosome 10, aRhiDar2.hap1, whole genome shotgun sequence:
- the LOC142662506 gene encoding nicotinamide N-methyltransferase-like: MMDSSTHKLYHVHGFDSRQYLEHYFSDKSDMVFGDDLLKSLIDNLRQVFAVGHIKGDILVDISLGSFIHHLYSACEFFKNIIVLKVNNRCIMELKRWVDERTGAFYWGHTSTLLQENEGNSDQFEDKEGKVRSAIQHVVKYDLEKENMTDPLVLPPADCVISTCLLDAVSKDQDDYIRYLKKFSKLLKPGGHVILIGGLGVTYFTVGKDKFHAFTYDEGFIRKTLVGEGFIIDYCKVKERTAVSDLIDYKAVIIISAHKEK; encoded by the exons ATGATGGATTCCAGTACACATAAGCTCTATCATGTACATGGCTTTGATTCCAGACAATATCTGGAGCATTACTTTTCAGATAAATCTGACATGGTCTTTGGAGATGACTTATTGAAATCTCTTATTGATAATCTTAGACAAGTTTTCGCAGTGG gtcatATTAAAGGAGACATCTTGGTTGACATCAGTCTTGGTTCCTTTATTCATCATCTATATTCCGCCTGCGagtttttcaaaaacatcatagtGCTGAAGGTCAATAACAGATGCATCATGGAGCTGAAGAGATGGGTGGACGAACGTACGGGAGCATTTTATTGGGGCCATACATCAACACTCCTTCAAGAGAATGAAGGAAACAG TGACCAGTTTGAAGACAAAGAAGGAAAAGTGAGATCAGCCATTCAACATGTTGTGAAATATGACCTGGAGAAAGAGAATATGACAGACCCGCTGGTCTTACCACCAGCCGATTGTGTCATCAGTACTTGTCTCCTGGATGCTGTCAGCAAAGATCAAGATGATTACATCAGATATCTGAAGAAGTTCTCTAAGTTGCTGAAACCTGGAGGACACGTCATATTAATTGGGGGTTTAGGTGTAACATATTTCACAGTTGGTAAAGATAAGTTCCATGCTTTCACATATGATGAGGGTTTTATCAGAAAAACTCTAGTTGGAGAAGGATTTATCATTGATTACTGTAAGGTCAAGGAGAGAACGGCTGTCAGTGACCTTATTGACTATAAGGCTGTTATAATTATTTCAGCTCACAAGGAGAAGTAG